Proteins encoded within one genomic window of Camelina sativa cultivar DH55 chromosome 19, Cs, whole genome shotgun sequence:
- the LOC104764120 gene encoding DNA-damage-repair/toleration protein DRT102 gives MAGATTTSTSTAASPLKIIAGADEFGASLKEAMVSHLRSLGIDVEDTGVSSYYSAGSEVGRRVSASSSSEVRGLVCCGTGVGVAMFANKFPGVYAATCLSVEDAVNARSISNCNVLALSGIKTSPETAVEIFDVWIKTPFKSPCPASGSEPWSSEISSFLDNSLSEMARIGKPTARDSTTVKVDETTASCAICCLAKNREFTPVDIMPGGSMKIMRETPTSAIVRFKAGSVEPAHHHTFGHDLLVIKGKKTVWNLSKKERADLVDADYLFTPAGDVHRVKYHEDTEFFITWDGHWDIFLDEDLETAKKAIEEEA, from the coding sequence ATGGCCGGAGCTACTACTACTTCCACTTCCACCGCCGCTTCACCGTTGAAAATCATCGCCGGAGCTGACGAATTTGGAGCGAGCCTCAAGGAAGCGATGGTATCTCACCTCCGTTCTCTCGGCATAGACGTGGAAGATACCGGCGTTTCTTCGTACTACTCCGCCGGATCTGAAGTCGGTCGCCGCGTCTCCGCTTCATCGTCTTCCGAAGTTCGCGGTTTGGTCTGCTGCGGCACCGGCGTCGGAGTCGCGATGTTCGCCAACAAGTTCCCGGGAGTTTATGCCGCCACGTGTCTCTCTGTAGAAGACGCCGTGAACGCTCGATCGATCAGCAATTGCAACGTCCTCGCACTCTCCGGCATTAAAACATCGCCGGAAACCGCCGTGGAAATCTTCGACGTTTGGATCAAAACTCCTTTCAAATCCCCCTGTCCTGCATCAGGATCCGAGCCGTGGAGCTCAGAGATCTCTTCTTTCCTCGACAATTCTCTCTCCGAGATGGCTCGCATCGGGAAACCAACCGCCAGAGACTCAACAACCGTAAAGGTCGATGAAACAACCGCGTCTTGCGCGATTTGTTGCTTGGCCAAGAATAGAGAGTTCACTCCAGTGGACATCATGCCTGGAGGCTCGATGAAGATCATGAGAGAGACGCCTACGTCGGCGATTGTAAGGTTCAAAGCGGGGAGTGTAGAACCAGCGCATCACCACACATTCGGCCATGACCTTTTAGTcatcaaggggaagaagactGTGTGGAATCTAAGCAAGAAGGAGAGAGCTGATCTCGTTGACGCCGATTACCTATTCACTCCGGCAGGTGATGTTCACCGAGTCAAGTATCATGAAGACACTGAGTTCTTTATCACTTGGGATGGCCATTGGGACATTTTCCTTGACGAAGACCTCGAAACTGCAAAGAAAGCCAtcgaagaagaagcttaa
- the LOC104764119 gene encoding uncharacterized protein LOC104764119 isoform X2: MAGVACQISISSSSSTLRRVGHTHHRPRCFSGSPEKKAPAVLKWAVGGVTELLRLFSVASSSSSTLTNKDRSKSEIVARDVDDVMGILRSDYGTAYFVTGIFTSAMYSDDCIFEDPTISFQGTELYERNLRLLVPFLEDASIVLQHMEKSESSQRNYILATWKLRTYLKLPWRPLISINGKTVYDLDRDFKIVRHVESWNVSALEAIGQIFTVNSFPSSG, from the exons ATGGCGGGAGTAGCTTGCCAGATATCTATAAGCTCGTCGTCATCGACCTTGAGG AGGGTTGGTCATACTCATCATCGGCCACGATGCTTCTCTGGTTCGCCGGAGAAGAAAGCGCCGGCTGTTTTGAAGTGGGCAGTTGGTGGAGTCACTGAATTGCTCCGGCTATTCTCAGTAGCTTCGTCTTCGTCATCCACCCTTACAAATAAGGATAG ATCAAAGTCTGAGATCGTTGCTCGAGATGTCGACGATGTGATGGGGATTTTGAGATCAGATTATGGAACTGCCTATTTCGTCACAG GTATCTTTACTTCTGCAATGTACTCTGATGATTGCATCTTCGAGGATCCCACTATCAGCTTCCAGG GTACAGAGTTGTATGAACGCAACTTGAGATTACTGGTTCCCTTCCTCGAAGATGCGTCCATTGTACTGCAACATATGGAGAAG AGTGAGTCGTCTCAAAGAAACTATATACTAGCGACATGGAAGCTAAG GACTTACCTGAAACTTCCATGGAGACCATTGATATCAATAAACGGGAAAACGGTCTATGATCTGGATAGAGACTTCAAA ATTGTGAGGCATGTGGAGAGCTGGAATGTCTCTGCCCTTGAAGCGATTGGACAAATATTCACCGTTAACTCTTTTCCTTCCAGTGGTTGA
- the LOC104764119 gene encoding uncharacterized protein LOC104764119 isoform X1, with product MAGVACQISISSSSSTLRRVGHTHHRPRCFSGSPEKKAPAVLKWAVGGVTELLRLFSVASSSSSTLTNKDRSKSEIVARDVDDVMGILRSDYGTAYFVTGIFTSAMYSDDCIFEDPTISFQGEELHIPSLFSTELYERNLRLLVPFLEDASIVLQHMEKSESSQRNYILATWKLRTYLKLPWRPLISINGKTVYDLDRDFKIVRHVESWNVSALEAIGQIFTVNSFPSSG from the exons ATGGCGGGAGTAGCTTGCCAGATATCTATAAGCTCGTCGTCATCGACCTTGAGG AGGGTTGGTCATACTCATCATCGGCCACGATGCTTCTCTGGTTCGCCGGAGAAGAAAGCGCCGGCTGTTTTGAAGTGGGCAGTTGGTGGAGTCACTGAATTGCTCCGGCTATTCTCAGTAGCTTCGTCTTCGTCATCCACCCTTACAAATAAGGATAG ATCAAAGTCTGAGATCGTTGCTCGAGATGTCGACGATGTGATGGGGATTTTGAGATCAGATTATGGAACTGCCTATTTCGTCACAG GTATCTTTACTTCTGCAATGTACTCTGATGATTGCATCTTCGAGGATCCCACTATCAGCTTCCAGGGTGAAGAATTACATATTCCTTCTCTGTTCA GTACAGAGTTGTATGAACGCAACTTGAGATTACTGGTTCCCTTCCTCGAAGATGCGTCCATTGTACTGCAACATATGGAGAAG AGTGAGTCGTCTCAAAGAAACTATATACTAGCGACATGGAAGCTAAG GACTTACCTGAAACTTCCATGGAGACCATTGATATCAATAAACGGGAAAACGGTCTATGATCTGGATAGAGACTTCAAA ATTGTGAGGCATGTGGAGAGCTGGAATGTCTCTGCCCTTGAAGCGATTGGACAAATATTCACCGTTAACTCTTTTCCTTCCAGTGGTTGA
- the LOC104764118 gene encoding uncharacterized protein LOC104764118 codes for MDLDFPICILKMNFECSEDLPSRIKKLLRKVEGVKAIIIDPVKGLILVSGTAQPSLLIKTVEKIGQSPQLLAYERDPTTVPTKFRSLLKRYAKKKGQEKPASEPAPTTATNAAETCPAGGDTFRGFGYAAPPNAMQMPAFTLPPRMGPPGWLAPGEKPRLMVKYEEPKVATRKPPAPYPFDYYEKLGFPPHDSLWNIFSDDNPQPCTIM; via the coding sequence ATGGATCTTGACTTTCCGATTTGTATATTAAAGATGAATTTCGAGTGTTCTGAAGACTTGCCTTCTCGGATCAAGAAGCTTCTACGAAAAGTTGAAGGAGTTAAGGCCATTATCATAGACCCGGTGAAGGGTCTTATTTTGGTCTCTGGCACCGCACAACCGTCACTTCTCATCAAAACCGTCGAAAAAATTGGTCAAAGTCCACAACTTCTCGCCTACGAGCGTGATCCAACTACGGTTCCGACCAAATTCCGTTCATTGCTTAAGCGTTACGCAAAGAAAAAGGGCCAAGAGAAACCAGCCTCTGAGCCCGCACCCACCACTGCCACCAACGCAGCGGAAACTTGTCCAGCGGGAGGTGACACTTTTAGAGGTTTCGGGTATGCTGCACCACCGAATGCGATGCAGATGCCAGCCTTCACGTTGCCGCCAAGGATGGGACCGCCGGGATGGTTAGCACCAGGTGAGAAACCCAGGTTGATGGTAAAGTACGAGGAGCCGAAGGTAGCGACGAGGAAGCCGCCTGCTCCTTATCCCTTTGATTACTACGAAAAATTGGGCTTTCCACCACACGACTCTCTTTGGAACATTTTCAGCGATGATAACCCTCAACCTTGCACCATCATGTGA